The following coding sequences are from one Triticum aestivum cultivar Chinese Spring chromosome 5A, IWGSC CS RefSeq v2.1, whole genome shotgun sequence window:
- the LOC123105160 gene encoding uncharacterized protein: MLLPLISEQERSGTGDEKARSLVLLLTDSSTSRGPPATAHQQVTSGRLHEQGTSSNLQSSRGKSSSLRSRTSLRELEVQARPELAVEALETQARTSPGRRRHRSWVAEGISAAQAWRRRRPRSWVAEEHVLRSGGASNWVVQVLGGGGPRTWRRRSKQLGGTGPGRRRSTSWAATEQEIGRRRS, translated from the exons ATGCTGCTTCCGTTGATCTCAG AGCAAGAAAGGTCCGGCACTGGAGATGAAAAAGCAAGGAGCCTTGTACTTCTTCTCACCGACAGCAGCACGAGCAGGGGACCTCCGGCGACAGCACACCAGCAGGTGACCTCCGGGCGGCTACACGAGCAAGGGACCAGTAGCAACTTGCAGAGCAGCAGGGGAAAGAGCTCGAGCTTGAGGTCCAGGACGAGCTTGAGGGAGCTCGAGGTCCAGGCGCGGCCGGAACTCGCGGTTGAGGCGCTCGAGACCCAGGCGCGCACAAGTCCTGGCCGGCGGCGGCACAGATCCTGGGTGGCAGAGGGGATATCAGCCGCGcaggcctggcggcggcggcggcccaggTCCTGGGTGGCGGAGGAGCACGTCCTGCGTAGCGGCGGAGCAAGCAATTGGGTGGTGCAGGTCCTGGGTGGCGGAGGACCACGTACTTGGCGGCGGCGGAGCAAGCAATTGGGCGGCACAGGACCTGGGCGTCGGAGGAGCACGTCCTGGGCGGCAACGGAGCAAGAAATTGGGCGGCGCAGGTCCTAG
- the LOC123107885 gene encoding ocs element-binding factor 1, which produces MLSLQEAIGLDMDAMTSGFGFTPWAPDTCPTLEELMAASSTSSPSSSGGAVDQAAGLVEDEEERRRRQRRKVSNRLSAQRSRARKQQRLEELRGTVARLRAEKRELAAKLHAVARHELAVRRQNARLRAEEAALKRRLHRLLALQRLTQQLRARRPGPGAGSGPGGAAFPPAAALGLASLMTY; this is translated from the coding sequence ATGCTGTCTCTGCAGGAGGCGATCGGGCTTGACATGGACGCGATGACGTCCGGGTTCGGGTTCACCCCGTGGGCACCCGACACGTGCCCCACCCTGGAGGAGCTCATGGCGGCGTCGTCCACGTCGTCCCCCAGctcgtccggcggcgcggtggaccaggcggcggggctggtggaggacgaggaggagcgccGGCGGCGGCAGCGCCGGAAGGTGTCGAACCGGCTGTCGGCGCAGCGGTCGCGGGCGCGCAAGCAGCAGCGCCTGGAGGAGCTCCGCGGGACGGTGGCTCGCCTCCGCGCCGAGAAGCGCGAGCTGGCCGCCAAGCTGCACGCCGTGGCGCGGCACGAGCTCGCCGTGCGCCGCCAGAACGCGCGGCTCCGCGCCGAGGAGGCCGCGCTCAAGCGCCGGCTCCACCGCCTCCTCGCGCTGCAGCGGCTCACGCAGCAGCTCCGGGCGCGCCGTCCGGGGCCGGGCGCTGGCAGCGGGCCGGGAGGAGCCGCCTTCCCGCCGGCGGCAGCGCTGGGGCTGGCTTCCCTCATGACCTACTAG